A portion of the Lolium rigidum isolate FL_2022 chromosome 1, APGP_CSIRO_Lrig_0.1, whole genome shotgun sequence genome contains these proteins:
- the LOC124651657 gene encoding uncharacterized protein LOC124651657, whose amino-acid sequence MASTEEQLCRKSGETAGHLASLNGTPDFGCPEDLREFRDSLEEVDAAIKSRGQPAIMGTADSDACGIACCTLNLMFPREDRDDDWSDRSAGSEVASDCSTQEEGSDEDDGCNAQVRYKDKETKCPGKYYPKSDAYKIERRWLNRYIKHSPFLSR is encoded by the exons ATGGCATCGACGGAGGAGCAACTCTGCCGTAAATCAGGCGAAACAGCAGGGCATCTCGCTTCTCTTAACGGAACCCCCGACTTCGGATGCCCGGAAGACCTACGCGAATTCCGTGATTCGTTGGAGGAGGTGGATGCGGCCATCAAATCTCGTGGCCAGCCGGCAATCATGGGCACCGCCG ATTCAGATGCCTGTGGAATTGCATGCTGTACCTTGAACCTCATGTTTCCGCGGGAGGATCGGGATGACGACTGGAGTGACCGGAGCGCAG GGAGCGAAGTAGCTAGTGATTGTAGCACACAGGAGGAGGGCAGCGATGAAGACGATGGCTGTAATGCCCAAGTGAGATACAAGGACAAGGAGACAAAGTGCCCAG GAAAATACTACCCCAAAAGTGACGCATATAAAATAGAGCGCAGATGGCTAAATAGATACATCAAACA CTCACCCTTCCTATCCCGTTAG